GCTCCCCGCACCCTAGATGATGGCGAAATGGATTGGGAAATTGCTGGTGACACTCCAGGCCCCGAAGAGGAGTTGACCACTAGAGAATTTTATGAGCAATTGCGAGAAGCGATCGCCGATTTACCAGAAGTGTTTCGGACTACAATTGTCTTACGAGAAATCGAAGGCATGGCTTATGAAGAAATTGCCGAAATTACAGGGGTTTCCTTGGGAACGGTAAAATCAAGAATAGCCAGAGCAAGATCCAGATTGCAATCTCAATTGCAAAATTATCTAGATGCCTAAATTACAGTCTCTTTTCTTTGTTTAATGCCAGAATTTAAACATTGATTAAGAATTGTCAGGAATCAATCGGCGTACTTCTGCCGTCAATGATCAACAAATCAGAAATTTCTCAAGGAATTTCCGAGAATTGCTGGCTAATTTACCCGTGTATGAATTAGTAATAATGTTAAGATGACTACTGATTCTCAGTTTAACGACCGTTCCCATTTGCAACTTCCTGGAGATTTGTCAGAAGGGATTGATCAACATACCAATGAATCAACGGGTACTATGAATATGGTGAAGCGCGATCGCTTCGAGTTATTAAGTGCATACCTCGATGGCGAGGTAACAGCTACAGAACGCAGGCAAGTAGAAGAATGGTTGGCAAACGATGCCTCCGTTCAGTGTTTGTATGCCAGATTATTAAAACTGCGACAAGGTTTACGGACTCTACCAGTACCAGATACCGCACAATCACCAGAAGTCACAGCCCAACAAGTCTTCTCTCGGTTGCGGCGGCGTTCGCGTTTAGCCTGGACATTTGGCGGTGCGGCGGTTGCTGCTTGTGTGATTAGCGTAGTTTCAGGTTTGCTACCTGGAAGTGAATTTAGAACACCACAGCTGGCTCAAAAACCACAAGTAGAAGTAGAAGAATCTACACCAGTGGCAAAAACATCTCCTACTCCTGCTGCACCATTGATGGTGGCATTAAATAATCCTGTGATTGAAATCCCGAAAGCAGCAGTTACTTCTCCAGAAAAGACTATTCAACTCCAACAGCCTGGACTA
This window of the Nostoc sp. HK-01 genome carries:
- a CDS encoding putative transcriptional regulator; this translates as MTTDSQFNDRSHLQLPGDLSEGIDQHTNESTGTMNMVKRDRFELLSAYLDGEVTATERRQVEEWLANDASVQCLYARLLKLRQGLRTLPVPDTAQSPEVTAQQVFSRLRRRSRLAWTFGGAAVAACVISVVSGLLPGSEFRTPQLAQKPQVEVEESTPVAKTSPTPAAPLMVALNNPVIEIPKAAVTSPEKTIQLQQPGLKQIEPDLN